A part of Streptomyces sp. NBC_01497 genomic DNA contains:
- a CDS encoding M23 family metallopeptidase: protein MPQRSKFRTPNITVRRGRAAVVAAGLGVSLVAGAGAAFAATGDTGAQAPVTQHTATVASATAVHDQAAAQAKAAPHAEQTAAHAQQIKAAHAKAVKAAATKKAVSWIDPVQHYKLTAGFDDSGSHWIHKHSGQDFAVPIGTDVHAAHSGTVVKAGPHGAGDGDAYGNAIVIQHSDGKFSQYAHLSKIEVHVGENVKTGEEIAKSGNTGNTTGPHLHFEIRDTPNYGSAINPVTFLHEMGVKV, encoded by the coding sequence ATGCCGCAGCGCTCGAAGTTCCGCACCCCGAACATCACCGTCCGTCGTGGTCGTGCCGCCGTAGTGGCCGCCGGACTCGGTGTGTCGCTGGTGGCCGGGGCCGGGGCCGCGTTCGCCGCGACCGGCGACACCGGCGCCCAGGCGCCCGTCACCCAGCACACCGCCACCGTCGCGTCCGCCACCGCCGTGCACGACCAGGCGGCCGCGCAGGCCAAGGCCGCCCCGCACGCCGAGCAGACCGCCGCGCACGCCCAGCAGATCAAGGCCGCGCACGCCAAGGCGGTCAAGGCCGCGGCCACGAAGAAGGCCGTGTCCTGGATCGACCCCGTGCAGCACTACAAGCTGACTGCCGGCTTCGACGACTCCGGCAGCCACTGGATCCACAAGCACTCCGGCCAGGACTTCGCCGTACCGATCGGCACCGACGTCCACGCCGCGCACAGCGGCACCGTCGTCAAGGCGGGCCCGCACGGCGCCGGTGACGGTGACGCGTACGGCAACGCCATCGTGATCCAGCACTCCGACGGCAAGTTCTCGCAGTACGCGCACCTCTCGAAGATCGAGGTGCACGTGGGCGAGAACGTGAAGACCGGCGAGGAGATCGCGAAGTCCGGCAACACCGGCAACACGACCGGCCCGCACCTGCACTTCGAGATCCGCGACACGCCGAACTACGGCTCGGCCATCAACCCCGTCACGTTCCTGCACGAGATGGGCGTGAAGGTCTGA
- the cseC gene encoding two-component system sensor histidine kinase CseC — protein sequence MRRIALRTGIRWKISIAIAAVGALIAVALSLVVHNAARVSMLDNAREVQLSQTLFAERMYDTTKEAKLGTKINDPALPGPLRSKTKEGRRATLVEGGGVPDIWAAVPLGNGTVLSSHSRLAEHSLMIIEDLDRALLVGSAAVVVGGSALGILIGGQISRRLRKAAAAAGRVAQGHTDVRVGTAIGGVVRDETDELARAIDALTDALGERIEAERRVTADIAHELRTPVTGLLTAAELLPPGRPSELVRDRAQAMRTLVEDVLEVARLDSASERAELQEIALGEFVERRVLALDQEAGISVVRESWVNTDPRRLERILGNLLANAKKHGGSPVEVTVEGRVLRVRDHGPGFPEELLRDGPSRFRTGASDRAGQGHGLGLTIAAGQARVLGARLTFRNAGADGTGGAVAVLWLPEHAPTTTGSFPVIALPGQS from the coding sequence ATGAGGCGCATCGCTCTGCGCACCGGCATCCGGTGGAAGATCAGCATCGCGATCGCCGCGGTCGGCGCGCTGATCGCGGTGGCGCTGAGCCTCGTCGTCCACAACGCCGCCCGCGTCTCCATGCTCGACAACGCGCGCGAGGTGCAGCTCTCGCAGACGCTGTTCGCGGAGCGGATGTACGACACCACCAAGGAGGCCAAGCTCGGCACGAAGATCAACGACCCCGCGCTCCCCGGTCCGCTGCGCTCCAAGACCAAGGAGGGCCGGCGCGCCACCCTGGTGGAGGGCGGCGGGGTGCCGGACATCTGGGCGGCCGTGCCGCTCGGCAACGGCACCGTGCTCTCCAGCCACAGCCGGCTCGCCGAACACTCCCTCATGATCATCGAGGACCTGGACCGCGCGCTGCTCGTGGGCTCGGCCGCCGTGGTCGTCGGCGGCTCCGCGCTCGGCATCCTGATCGGCGGCCAGATCTCACGCCGGCTGCGCAAGGCCGCCGCCGCCGCGGGACGGGTCGCGCAGGGCCACACGGACGTACGGGTCGGCACGGCCATCGGCGGAGTCGTACGGGACGAGACCGACGAACTCGCGCGCGCGATCGACGCGCTGACCGACGCGCTCGGCGAGCGCATCGAGGCGGAGCGCCGTGTCACGGCGGACATCGCGCACGAACTCCGTACCCCGGTCACCGGCCTGCTCACCGCCGCCGAACTGCTGCCGCCCGGCCGGCCGAGCGAGCTCGTACGGGACCGGGCGCAGGCGATGCGCACGCTGGTGGAGGACGTGCTGGAGGTGGCGCGCCTGGACAGCGCGTCGGAGCGGGCGGAACTCCAGGAGATCGCGCTCGGCGAGTTCGTGGAGCGGCGGGTCCTGGCGCTCGACCAGGAGGCCGGGATCTCGGTCGTACGGGAGTCGTGGGTCAACACGGATCCGCGGCGGCTGGAACGCATCCTCGGCAACCTCCTGGCGAACGCCAAGAAGCACGGCGGCTCCCCCGTCGAGGTGACCGTCGAGGGACGGGTGCTGCGGGTCAGGGACCACGGCCCCGGCTTCCCCGAGGAACTGCTGCGGGACGGCCCTAGCCGGTTCCGCACCGGTGCCTCCGACCGTGCGGGCCAGGGTCACGGCCTCGGCCTGACCATCGCGGCGGGCCAGGCGCGGGTGCTGGGAGCGCGGCTCACGTTCAGAAACGCCGGGGCGGACGGGACGGGCGGCGCGGTGGCGGTGCTGTGGCTGCCGGAACACGCGCCGACGACGACGGGCAGTTTCCCCGTCATCGCGCTCCCCGGGCAGTCCTGA
- the cseB gene encoding two-component system response regulator CseB, whose translation MADTHVLFVEDDDVIREATQLALERDGFAVTAMPDGLSGLEAFRADRPDIALLDVMVPGLDGVSLCRRIRDESTVPVIMLSARADSIDVVLGLEAGADDYVTKPFDGAVLVARIRAVLRRFGHAAGSGNTAEGEPGGRGGTGGRSAVLTFGDVEVDTEGMEVRRAGAAVSLTPTEMRLLLEFSTSPGTVLSRDKLLERVWDYGWGGDTRVVDVHVQRLRTKIGQDRIETVRGFGYKLKA comes from the coding sequence ATGGCCGACACCCACGTGCTCTTCGTCGAGGACGACGACGTCATCCGCGAGGCCACCCAGCTCGCGCTGGAGCGCGACGGCTTCGCCGTGACCGCCATGCCCGACGGCCTGTCCGGCCTGGAGGCGTTCCGCGCCGACCGGCCCGACATCGCGCTGCTGGACGTGATGGTGCCCGGCCTCGACGGGGTGAGCCTGTGCCGGCGCATCCGCGACGAGTCGACCGTCCCCGTGATCATGCTTTCGGCGCGCGCCGACTCCATCGACGTCGTCCTCGGCCTGGAGGCCGGTGCCGACGACTACGTGACCAAACCCTTCGACGGCGCGGTGCTGGTCGCGCGGATCCGCGCGGTGCTGCGCCGCTTCGGTCACGCCGCGGGTTCCGGGAACACCGCGGAGGGCGAGCCGGGCGGGCGAGGAGGCACCGGCGGCCGGTCCGCCGTGCTGACGTTCGGCGACGTGGAGGTCGACACCGAGGGCATGGAGGTGCGCCGCGCGGGCGCGGCGGTCTCGCTGACCCCGACCGAGATGCGGCTGCTGCTGGAGTTCTCCACGTCGCCGGGGACCGTCCTGTCGCGGGACAAGCTGCTGGAGCGGGTCTGGGACTACGGCTGGGGCGGGGACACCCGGGTCGTGGACGTCCATGTGCAGCGGCTGCGGACGAAGATCGGCCAGGACAGGATCGAGACGGTCCGCGGTTTCGGGTACAAGCTCAAGGCATGA
- a CDS encoding ATP-dependent Clp protease ATP-binding subunit produces MFERFTDRARRVVVLAQEEARMLNHNYIGTEHILLGLIHEGEGVAAKALESLGISLEAVRQQVEEIIGQGQQAPSGHIPFTPRAKKVLELSLREALQLGHNYIGTEHILLGLIREGEGVAAQVLVKLGADLNRVRQQVIQLLSGYQTKESATAGGPQEGTPSTSLVLDQFGRNLTQAARESKLDPVIGREKEIERVMQVLSRRTKNNPVLIGEPGVGKTAVVEGLAQAIVKGEVPETLKDKHLYTLDLGALVAGSRYRGDFEERLKKVLKEIRTRGDIILFIDELHTLVGAGAAEGAIDAASILKPMLARGELQTIGATTLEEYRKYLEKDAALERRFQPIQVAEPSLPHTIEILKGLRDRYEAHHRVSITDSALVAAATLADRYISDRFLPDKAIDLIDEAGSRMRIRRMTAPPDLREFDEKIAGVRREKESAIDSQDFEKAASLRDKEKQLLAAKTKREKEWKAGDMDVVAEVDEDLIAEVLATATGIPVFKLTEEESSRLLRMEDELHRRVIGQVDAVAALSRAIRRTRAGLKDPKRPGGSFIFAGPSGVGKTELSKALAEFLFGDEDALISLDMSEFSEKHTVSRLFGSPPGYVGYEEGGQLTEKVRRKPFSVVLFDEVEKAHPDIFNSLLQILEDGRLTDSQGRVVDFKNTVIIMTTNLGTRDISKGFNLGFAAQGDTKSNYERMKAKVSDELKQHFRPEFLNRVDEVIVFPQLTPADILKIVDLRVHEMDERLRDRDMGIELSQAAKDLLAKRGYDPVMGARPLRRTIQREVEDALSEKILFGELRPGHIVVVGTEGEGEEEKFTFRGEEKAALPDAPPIEQAAGGGPNLTKEA; encoded by the coding sequence ATGTTCGAGAGGTTCACCGACCGCGCGCGGCGGGTTGTCGTCCTGGCTCAGGAAGAAGCCCGGATGCTCAACCACAACTACATCGGCACCGAGCACATTCTCCTGGGACTGATCCACGAGGGTGAGGGTGTCGCCGCTAAGGCCCTGGAGAGCCTCGGGATTTCGCTCGAGGCGGTTCGCCAGCAGGTGGAGGAGATCATCGGCCAGGGCCAGCAGGCCCCGTCCGGCCACATCCCCTTCACTCCTCGTGCGAAGAAGGTCCTGGAGCTGTCGCTCCGCGAGGCCCTTCAGCTGGGCCACAACTACATCGGCACCGAGCACATCCTGCTCGGCCTCATCCGCGAGGGCGAGGGCGTCGCCGCCCAGGTCCTCGTGAAGCTGGGCGCCGACCTCAACCGGGTGCGGCAGCAGGTCATCCAGCTGCTGTCCGGCTACCAGACGAAGGAGTCCGCCACCGCCGGCGGCCCCCAGGAGGGCACGCCCTCCACGTCGCTGGTCCTCGACCAGTTCGGCCGGAACCTCACCCAGGCGGCCCGCGAGTCCAAGCTCGACCCGGTCATCGGGCGCGAGAAGGAAATCGAGCGGGTCATGCAGGTCCTGTCCCGACGCACGAAGAACAACCCGGTGCTCATCGGTGAGCCCGGCGTCGGCAAGACGGCGGTCGTCGAGGGCCTGGCCCAGGCGATCGTCAAGGGCGAGGTGCCCGAGACCCTCAAGGACAAGCACCTCTACACCCTGGACCTCGGTGCCCTGGTCGCCGGCTCCCGCTACCGCGGTGACTTCGAGGAGCGCCTGAAGAAGGTCCTCAAGGAGATCCGCACCCGCGGCGACATCATCCTGTTCATCGACGAGCTCCACACCCTCGTGGGTGCGGGCGCCGCCGAGGGCGCGATCGACGCCGCGAGCATCCTCAAGCCGATGCTGGCCCGCGGTGAGCTCCAGACCATCGGTGCGACGACGCTGGAGGAGTACCGGAAGTACCTGGAGAAGGACGCGGCCCTTGAGCGCCGCTTCCAGCCCATCCAGGTCGCCGAGCCCTCCCTGCCGCACACCATCGAGATCCTCAAGGGTCTCCGTGACCGGTACGAGGCCCACCACCGCGTCTCCATCACCGACTCGGCGCTCGTCGCGGCGGCCACCCTGGCCGACCGCTACATCTCGGACCGCTTCCTGCCGGACAAGGCGATCGACCTGATCGACGAGGCCGGTTCCCGGATGCGCATCCGCCGGATGACCGCGCCGCCGGACCTGCGCGAGTTCGACGAGAAGATCGCCGGTGTCCGCCGCGAGAAGGAGTCGGCCATCGACTCCCAGGACTTCGAGAAGGCAGCGTCCCTCCGCGACAAGGAGAAGCAGCTGCTGGCCGCGAAGACCAAGCGGGAGAAGGAGTGGAAGGCCGGCGACATGGACGTCGTCGCCGAGGTCGACGAGGACCTGATCGCCGAGGTTCTGGCCACGGCCACCGGCATCCCGGTCTTCAAGCTCACCGAGGAGGAGTCCTCGCGTCTGCTGCGCATGGAGGACGAGCTGCACCGGCGCGTCATCGGCCAGGTGGACGCCGTCGCGGCGCTCTCCCGGGCGATCCGGCGTACGCGAGCGGGTCTGAAGGACCCGAAGCGTCCCGGTGGCTCGTTCATCTTCGCCGGCCCGTCCGGTGTCGGTAAGACGGAGCTGTCCAAGGCGCTCGCGGAATTCCTCTTCGGCGACGAGGACGCGCTGATCTCCCTCGACATGTCGGAGTTCAGCGAGAAGCACACGGTTTCCCGTCTCTTCGGTTCTCCCCCCGGATACGTGGGTTACGAGGAGGGCGGCCAGCTCACCGAGAAGGTCCGCAGGAAGCCGTTCTCCGTCGTCCTCTTCGACGAGGTCGAGAAGGCCCACCCCGATATCTTCAATTCCCTTCTCCAGATCCTGGAGGACGGTCGTCTGACCGACTCCCAGGGCCGGGTCGTGGACTTCAAGAACACGGTCATCATCATGACGACCAACCTCGGGACCCGGGACATCTCGAAGGGCTTCAACCTGGGCTTCGCGGCTCAGGGCGACACGAAGTCGAACTACGAGCGGATGAAGGCGAAGGTCAGCGACGAGCTGAAGCAGCACTTCCGCCCCGAGTTCCTCAACCGTGTCGACGAGGTCATCGTCTTCCCGCAGCTCACGCCGGCGGACATCCTCAAGATCGTGGACCTGCGGGTGCACGAGATGGACGAGCGCCTCAGGGACCGGGACATGGGCATCGAGCTCAGCCAGGCCGCGAAGGACCTGCTCGCCAAGCGGGGTTACGACCCGGTGATGGGCGCCCGGCCGCTGCGCCGGACGATCCAGCGCGAGGTCGAGGACGCACTGTCGGAGAAGATCCTCTTCGGCGAGCTGCGCCCGGGCCACATCGTGGTCGTCGGCACCGAGGGTGAGGGTGAAGAGGAGAAGTTCACCTTCCGTGGCGAGGAGAAGGCGGCGCTGCCGGACGCTCCTCCCATCGAGCAGGCGGCGGGCGGCGGCCCGAACCTGACGAAGGAAGCGTGA
- a CDS encoding SigE family RNA polymerase sigma factor, which yields MAYVGEVLEFEEYVRTRQDALLRSARRLVPDPVDAQDLLQTALARTYRRWEGIADKSLADAYLRRVMINTRTEWWRARKLEEVPTEQLPEPCVEDGAEQRANRALLMDVLSVLAPKQRSVVVLRHWEQMSTEETAAALGMSAGTVKSTLHRALARLREELETRESEARAGERAESRYTGRREGPDQERGRQRCAA from the coding sequence ATGGCATACGTCGGCGAGGTACTCGAATTCGAGGAGTACGTACGGACCCGGCAGGACGCCCTGCTCCGCAGTGCCCGGCGGCTCGTGCCCGACCCCGTCGACGCGCAGGACCTGCTGCAGACCGCCCTGGCCCGTACGTACCGCCGCTGGGAAGGCATCGCCGACAAGTCCCTTGCCGACGCCTACCTGCGCCGCGTCATGATCAACACCCGTACGGAGTGGTGGCGCGCGCGCAAGCTGGAAGAGGTGCCCACCGAGCAGCTGCCCGAGCCGTGCGTCGAGGACGGCGCGGAGCAGCGGGCCAACCGCGCCCTGCTGATGGACGTACTGTCCGTGCTCGCCCCGAAGCAGCGCAGTGTCGTCGTGCTGCGGCACTGGGAGCAGATGAGTACGGAGGAGACCGCTGCCGCGCTCGGAATGTCTGCGGGTACGGTGAAAAGCACACTGCACCGCGCCCTGGCCCGGCTCCGCGAGGAGCTGGAGACCCGCGAGTCCGAAGCCAGGGCCGGGGAGCGTGCGGAGAGCCGGTACACAGGCCGGCGTGAGGGTCCAGACCAGGAGCGGGGGCGGCAGCGGTGCGCGGCCTGA
- a CDS encoding SAM-dependent methyltransferase, with translation MAYSKPPVDTSRPHPARVHDFLLGGRNNYPADRRAAGELPEEAARTARQNRAFMHRAVGWLASIGVEQYLDVGSGIPTEPNLHQIVQRVRPACRIVYTDNDPVVLRHAQARLTGSPQGATHYVQADVRDPADLLEQARALLDFGRPVALSLIGLLHVLPDDQDPYGIARTLVGAMPSGAHLVLAHGTSDFAPGAEATRGSTHGCATPGRSGIARPRTRGEAARFLEGLDFVEPGLVTAPLWYKDTPPPDDEMSDVYAAVARVP, from the coding sequence ATGGCATATTCCAAGCCGCCGGTCGACACCTCCAGACCGCACCCGGCGCGCGTCCACGACTTCCTGCTGGGCGGACGGAACAACTACCCGGCCGACCGGCGGGCCGCCGGGGAGCTCCCCGAGGAGGCGGCCAGGACCGCCCGGCAGAACAGGGCGTTCATGCACCGGGCCGTGGGCTGGCTCGCCAGCATCGGTGTCGAGCAGTACCTGGACGTCGGCAGCGGCATCCCGACGGAGCCGAACCTCCACCAGATCGTCCAGCGCGTCCGGCCGGCCTGCCGGATCGTCTACACCGACAACGACCCCGTCGTCCTGCGGCACGCACAGGCCCGCCTCACCGGCTCCCCGCAGGGTGCCACGCACTACGTCCAGGCCGACGTACGCGACCCGGCCGACCTGCTGGAGCAGGCCCGCGCCCTGCTGGACTTCGGACGGCCGGTGGCGCTGTCGCTGATCGGGCTGCTGCACGTCCTGCCGGACGACCAGGACCCGTACGGCATCGCCCGGACGCTCGTCGGGGCGATGCCCTCGGGCGCGCACCTCGTCCTCGCGCACGGCACGTCCGACTTCGCCCCCGGGGCCGAGGCCACCCGCGGGAGCACGCACGGCTGCGCGACGCCCGGCCGGAGCGGGATCGCGCGACCGCGCACCCGCGGCGAGGCGGCGCGCTTCCTCGAAGGACTGGACTTCGTCGAGCCGGGGCTCGTCACGGCCCCGCTCTGGTACAAGGACACCCCGCCGCCGGACGACGAGATGTCGGACGTCTACGCGGCCGTGGCGCGCGTCCCGTAA
- a CDS encoding TetR/AcrR family transcriptional regulator, with amino-acid sequence MASTGTPRRSDTRQRIQDVALDLFVEHGYEKTSLREIAERLDVTKAALYYHFKTKEDILVSLFADRAGPLDDLIAWGEAQPNTLESKKEFLRRYAEQLKGASRLFRFAQENQAELRDLKVGETFRSRIETTVELLLTPDPSLSDRVRTTTALFSLHVGMFALKDVEGDPEEKYDALLEVSFELLAAAHEGGPGQDA; translated from the coding sequence ATGGCCAGCACGGGAACCCCGCGCCGCAGCGACACCCGGCAGCGGATTCAGGACGTCGCCCTCGACCTCTTCGTCGAACACGGCTACGAGAAGACGTCACTGCGGGAGATCGCCGAGCGGCTGGACGTCACCAAGGCCGCCCTGTACTACCACTTCAAGACCAAGGAAGACATCCTGGTCAGCCTGTTCGCGGACCGGGCAGGACCGCTCGACGACCTCATCGCCTGGGGCGAGGCCCAGCCGAACACGCTGGAGTCCAAGAAGGAGTTCCTGCGGCGCTACGCCGAGCAGCTCAAGGGCGCGTCCCGGCTGTTCCGCTTCGCCCAGGAGAACCAGGCCGAACTGCGCGACCTGAAGGTCGGCGAGACGTTCCGGAGCCGCATCGAGACGACGGTGGAACTGCTGCTCACCCCCGACCCCTCGCTCTCGGACCGGGTACGCACCACGACCGCGCTGTTCTCCCTGCACGTCGGGATGTTCGCCCTGAAAGACGTCGAAGGAGACCCCGAGGAGAAGTACGACGCTCTCCTCGAAGTCTCCTTCGAGCTGCTGGCCGCGGCCCACGAAGGGGGCCCCGGCCAGGACGCCTGA